Proteins co-encoded in one Siphonobacter curvatus genomic window:
- a CDS encoding TolB-like translocation protein, translating into MKKLFSTAVQIFTLLVFTCCSKDNAGGSSPYPSLLKGTIYYDWATEGILKMSLPDGTGGSFIPDDSKLNNFDISRDGKWKLTAVNASTYGQYDVRFTISDMNSGKIVEEFIYNSPAGNSYCKGYLSPDNSLILVTSNDFQDGITILKRNGEFVARIVDINGERLGINESRFWLPGNNVIFTHGKYIIKMAPPFSSGTLIKEMSYQDWGKLTVNQTGTQFALSIGNHIYTMDANGNDLKQVTSSNFKESVPEFSPDGKHLLIGTNYRSTGTLGYSWDLKIIPNDGKQYNVDSDATNSREVIPVIWRGKDKIESAGGQMIWR; encoded by the coding sequence ATGAAAAAGTTATTTAGCACTGCCGTGCAGATTTTTACATTGTTAGTGTTCACCTGTTGTTCAAAAGATAACGCCGGAGGATCCAGTCCTTATCCTTCTTTATTGAAAGGTACCATTTATTATGACTGGGCTACTGAAGGTATTCTTAAGATGAGCCTGCCAGATGGTACGGGTGGATCTTTCATACCCGACGATTCCAAACTTAATAATTTTGATATTTCTCGCGATGGAAAATGGAAGCTGACAGCCGTGAATGCAAGTACATACGGACAATATGATGTCAGGTTTACGATCAGCGATATGAACAGTGGAAAAATAGTAGAGGAATTTATATACAATAGCCCTGCAGGTAATAGCTATTGTAAAGGTTATTTATCGCCTGACAATAGTTTGATCTTGGTCACATCAAACGACTTTCAAGACGGTATCACAATCTTAAAACGAAACGGTGAATTTGTAGCACGTATCGTGGACATCAATGGTGAAAGACTTGGTATCAATGAATCTCGCTTCTGGCTACCGGGAAATAACGTCATCTTTACACATGGTAAATATATTATTAAGATGGCACCTCCTTTTAGTTCTGGAACATTAATTAAGGAAATGAGCTATCAGGATTGGGGCAAGCTAACGGTTAACCAGACAGGTACACAGTTTGCCTTAAGTATTGGCAATCATATTTACACGATGGATGCAAATGGGAATGACCTTAAGCAGGTGACTTCAAGCAATTTTAAAGAATCTGTACCGGAGTTTTCTCCGGATGGAAAACATTTGTTGATTGGTACCAATTATCGATCTACCGGAACGCTCGGTTATTCATGGGACTTGAAAATCATTCCCAATGATGGAAAGCAATATAATGTTGATTCAGATGCAACTAATTCTCGTGAAGTTATTCCTGTAATCTGGAGAGGAAAAGACAAAATTGAAAGTGCTGGTGGACAAATGATCTGGAGGTGA
- a CDS encoding sensor histidine kinase: protein MNKIAVCIAVLYGLTIINSFAQTKNELQQHSDSLYQQLLQLKDQEHKAKALYNLSFFWSDFDTVKALRYIGEAEQLLGAKSKSSYYRGLSSFYRAAVYFDTAPLKAKQLYLQAEVQLKQTDKNNEPDAQRHLARLWGSYGALLQRDGKSDEYVNILLNKVIPLAKHLKDSTLLGNNYQNVAMALMNLKAFNKAQQHYENAWNLLKGRKDADEQLFTLSVNAARNALFRKDDLKSKIFLDKADVLAQRIPNSAYIPIYHSVAGSYWAVQKNMSKANRHFEQGLHTAKKQHNDDMAATIIYDQFSALQSARQYQAAMNKLLTVLPYVQTNKSLRNKQMVYYNLANTAVKLGQYQKAINWYEAHKKLSDTLFLDKGEERIIELEKIYQTTEKEKELLRIKTENQQHQLSLHKTRLWVGILVLAILVLSSLSFTWYSALNNKKKLAKQEEMFLKEEMKNRRQQEKLNLYNAMLQGQERERNRIARDLHDGLGGMLASTKLKLSAVAANINPKRETTIDLNIIISQLDHSVDELRRIARNMMPESLLYMGLEAALRDLCNAMSQTDLQIDFQASNLREDYPQAFLIAVYRILQELLTNAVKHSGASQVWVQCTEVEDKFHINVEDNGKGFDPKNELLSKEGIGISNIRNRVDILNGQLEIDAAIGNGASFHIQLNVNG, encoded by the coding sequence ATGAATAAAATAGCAGTATGTATTGCAGTACTTTATGGACTTACGATAATCAATAGTTTCGCTCAGACTAAGAATGAGCTTCAACAGCATAGTGATAGCTTATATCAGCAATTGCTGCAACTCAAAGATCAGGAGCACAAGGCTAAAGCACTTTATAACTTAAGTTTTTTTTGGTCTGATTTCGATACTGTAAAGGCCCTAAGGTATATAGGCGAAGCGGAACAACTACTGGGGGCAAAAAGCAAATCCAGCTACTACAGAGGATTGTCTAGTTTTTACCGTGCTGCAGTCTATTTTGACACAGCCCCATTAAAGGCGAAGCAGCTTTATTTACAGGCGGAAGTTCAGCTTAAGCAAACTGATAAAAATAATGAACCGGATGCTCAAAGACATCTTGCAAGGCTCTGGGGAAGTTATGGAGCATTGCTTCAACGCGATGGGAAATCGGATGAATATGTAAATATATTACTGAATAAAGTAATCCCCCTAGCCAAACATCTCAAAGATTCTACCCTGCTGGGCAATAATTACCAAAATGTTGCCATGGCCTTAATGAACCTGAAAGCATTTAATAAGGCTCAACAGCATTATGAAAATGCTTGGAATTTATTAAAGGGAAGGAAAGATGCGGATGAGCAGCTTTTTACGCTATCTGTAAACGCTGCCCGAAATGCCCTGTTTCGTAAAGATGATTTAAAATCCAAAATATTCTTGGACAAAGCGGATGTATTAGCCCAGCGTATTCCCAACTCAGCTTATATTCCTATCTACCATAGTGTGGCAGGAAGCTATTGGGCAGTGCAAAAAAATATGTCCAAAGCCAATAGGCATTTTGAACAAGGGCTTCATACGGCGAAAAAACAGCATAACGACGATATGGCAGCCACCATAATTTATGACCAGTTCAGTGCCTTGCAGTCCGCCAGGCAATATCAGGCTGCCATGAACAAATTGTTAACGGTACTGCCTTATGTACAAACCAACAAGTCCCTAAGAAATAAACAGATGGTATATTATAACCTAGCAAATACAGCTGTTAAGTTGGGACAATATCAAAAAGCTATCAACTGGTACGAAGCCCATAAAAAACTGTCAGACACTCTCTTTTTGGACAAAGGCGAAGAGCGAATCATAGAATTGGAAAAAATCTATCAAACTACGGAAAAAGAGAAAGAACTTTTGCGGATAAAGACAGAGAACCAGCAACATCAACTCTCCCTACACAAGACCCGCCTGTGGGTCGGTATTCTTGTCTTAGCTATTCTTGTCTTATCCTCCTTATCCTTTACCTGGTACTCCGCACTCAATAACAAGAAAAAATTGGCGAAGCAGGAAGAAATGTTCCTAAAGGAGGAAATGAAAAATCGTAGACAACAGGAAAAATTGAATCTTTATAATGCCATGTTACAGGGCCAGGAAAGAGAGCGTAATCGCATCGCACGGGACTTGCACGATGGATTGGGTGGCATGCTGGCAAGTACTAAATTAAAACTTTCTGCGGTTGCCGCGAATATTAACCCTAAAAGAGAAACAACTATAGATTTGAATATAATCATTAGTCAGTTGGACCATTCGGTTGACGAGCTTCGGCGGATAGCACGCAATATGATGCCAGAATCTTTATTATATATGGGGCTCGAAGCCGCCCTAAGGGATTTATGCAATGCCATGTCACAGACGGATTTGCAAATTGATTTTCAAGCATCAAATCTACGTGAGGACTATCCGCAGGCTTTTCTGATTGCAGTATACAGGATTTTACAGGAGTTACTGACCAATGCCGTAAAGCATAGCGGAGCTTCGCAGGTGTGGGTACAGTGTACCGAAGTTGAGGATAAATTTCATATCAATGTTGAGGATAACGGCAAGGGATTTGATCCAAAAAATGAGCTACTGTCTAAAGAAGGAATTGGCATTTCCAACATCCGCAACCGGGTAGATATATTGAATGGACAATTGGAGATCGATGCCGCCATAGGTAACGGAGCATCATTCCATATTCAACTTAATGTAAATGGATAA
- a CDS encoding response regulator transcription factor — translation MDKIISVIIIDDHPLVLNGFEFILKNTTEIVLKGTFTRAEDALEFLNKQPIDVVLVDINMPGMNGIDTTAVIKKDYPNTQVIAISNLNEGSIALRMLQTGALGYLLKNTSAEDLITSIHAVHKGEQVLSREMKFIKMANQQDTIPKITEREREVLKWMAQGFTTPKIGELMFISPLTVESHRRNLLQKFDVSNTASLIHKATAMKYI, via the coding sequence ATGGATAAAATTATTTCAGTAATTATCATAGACGATCATCCTCTGGTGTTGAATGGGTTTGAATTTATCTTGAAAAATACGACCGAAATTGTATTGAAAGGTACATTTACTCGTGCCGAAGATGCTTTGGAATTTTTAAATAAGCAGCCGATAGATGTTGTCTTGGTCGACATTAACATGCCGGGAATGAACGGTATTGACACTACCGCGGTGATAAAGAAGGATTATCCAAACACGCAGGTTATCGCAATTAGTAACCTGAACGAAGGAAGCATTGCACTCCGTATGCTCCAAACTGGGGCTTTGGGTTATCTACTTAAAAATACATCAGCTGAAGACCTGATTACGAGTATTCATGCCGTCCATAAGGGGGAACAGGTCTTAAGTCGGGAAATGAAATTTATAAAAATGGCTAATCAACAGGACACTATTCCAAAAATCACCGAAAGGGAACGGGAAGTACTTAAATGGATGGCCCAGGGGTTTACGACCCCTAAGATAGGAGAATTGATGTTTATTAGCCCACTAACTGTTGAGAGCCATAGAAGAAATCTATTACAAAAATTTGACGTAAGCAATACAGCCTCACTGATTCACAAAGCAACTGCAATGAAGTATATCTAG
- a CDS encoding helix-turn-helix domain-containing protein: MEDYNKIIESLGVRFIKARHIRMQQAIRIKNFYDIENSLLILYDGEVSFGEDGTLAEPGDMLFIPGGKSLNITYGSSESPKAISNEEFLTFRERYFDSRRDPAEIGKLPHSFGLVAFEAKVFDSVNFFTSLDVPPFLIKGEESLAHALKEILAEDFRDEAGRGRIIKIKTEEIVINIIRYILKHRLFVEQLATNSTYFKDPRLIDIFTYIKDNIGGDLSNKVLANVANVSEDYVGQYFKMLTGINPQDYIEYQRMEAAVNLLRTSKKSIRAIGAEVGYKDTAYFCRRFKMMFGIPAGKMRRRESLMNL; the protein is encoded by the coding sequence ATGGAAGATTACAACAAAATCATTGAGTCGCTGGGCGTCCGATTCATCAAGGCCCGGCATATTCGGATGCAACAAGCCATCCGAATCAAGAATTTTTATGACATCGAAAACTCGCTGTTGATTCTATACGACGGAGAGGTGTCATTTGGCGAAGACGGAACCTTAGCTGAACCCGGCGATATGCTATTTATCCCCGGCGGGAAGTCGTTGAATATTACCTACGGTAGCAGTGAAAGCCCAAAGGCTATCTCAAACGAAGAATTTCTTACCTTCCGCGAACGTTATTTCGATTCGCGTCGGGACCCGGCTGAGATTGGAAAATTGCCCCATTCGTTCGGTCTGGTAGCATTTGAAGCCAAGGTTTTCGATTCCGTTAACTTCTTCACATCTCTGGATGTACCGCCTTTCCTGATCAAAGGGGAAGAATCGCTGGCTCACGCCTTGAAAGAAATTCTGGCGGAAGATTTCCGGGACGAAGCGGGTCGAGGTCGTATTATCAAAATCAAGACGGAAGAGATCGTCATCAATATCATTCGGTATATTTTGAAACACCGTCTGTTTGTGGAGCAATTAGCTACCAACAGTACGTATTTCAAAGATCCTCGTCTGATCGACATCTTCACCTATATCAAGGATAATATTGGCGGTGATCTGTCCAATAAAGTACTCGCCAACGTAGCCAACGTTTCCGAAGATTACGTCGGTCAGTATTTTAAGATGTTGACGGGTATCAACCCTCAGGATTACATTGAATACCAGCGAATGGAAGCGGCGGTTAATTTGCTGCGTACGTCCAAAAAGAGTATTCGTGCTATTGGTGCCGAAGTAGGCTACAAGGATACGGCTTATTTCTGTCGTCGCTTTAAAATGATGTTTGGCATTCCTGCCGGCAAAATGCGTCGTCGTGAATCGCTAATGAATTTGTAA